In Haloterrigena turkmenica DSM 5511, a single genomic region encodes these proteins:
- a CDS encoding ATPase AAA codes for MSATFTDDDLEKTVENESGEVIGTVASVEDDTVRVEPRTGLVDSIRAALGWSGSHEDTVAIHEDAVDAISSEAIRLETAAAGETTSTDRSPDEPADVDTAASTPSNVSDATESASRAEDEPANAAERDLDAELTEEMRGAAQRDTVNEEGDVTGNAAERTDEPAGPADTATAESEPSEADDEQSETTTQPAEPSVIVESETDESIETPDEPEMGEPIDAPGDPELDESTDAAADSDAIEPMGGTDDSTADDSIAGPGDRDSRDEIDTAETSSGIETTEPLETDTESDSDAETADTQSSDDETSESRDRDSPDEMDRAGVQNTPVGEAKSAPDHAEMESPADTDRENDAAREDDADGGAITDSAAEPAASDSSNDAAEPATEETDLASELDAGTDIDAAVASGDDEQSDDADRTESDSSDDADVAEAVDTGLDLESAAESTPDADREGSSSETESTDLTDAVDTGVDIESAATGDSGSRPDARPETDLDPDVDARSGPASDPRPETELESPESTVDDAATRDESMSSDEQQSPTDVAPGVDIESAVDADEDAGSEPGIDPETLADQETDTESADGAVARERVDEPDLPVAESETDRETTDRYDRAGSPLAAVVATQRAAMTGGQELVKQGLAAQQAAAPSAVETPLRMQQQGLEATQAATSGYFDIVGALLGGGTGSDPGSSRSVDEAIAALEDTHADLPADEFDQQLSVHLELLRSMQTQLEETVDATKAGVDTNDEITGDLLERQVAILEACQQRLADDAE; via the coding sequence ATGAGCGCCACGTTTACTGACGACGATCTCGAGAAAACCGTCGAGAACGAGTCCGGCGAGGTGATCGGGACCGTCGCGTCCGTCGAGGACGATACCGTTCGCGTCGAACCCCGGACCGGCCTCGTCGACTCGATCAGGGCCGCCCTCGGCTGGAGCGGGAGCCACGAGGACACCGTCGCGATCCACGAGGACGCCGTCGACGCGATCTCGAGCGAGGCGATCCGCCTCGAGACGGCCGCGGCGGGCGAGACGACGTCGACTGACCGATCGCCAGACGAGCCAGCGGATGTCGATACGGCCGCATCGACACCGTCGAACGTCTCCGACGCGACGGAGTCGGCGTCTCGAGCGGAGGACGAGCCCGCGAACGCTGCAGAACGCGACTTGGACGCCGAACTCACCGAGGAGATGCGCGGGGCCGCACAGCGAGATACCGTCAACGAGGAGGGAGACGTGACAGGGAACGCGGCCGAGCGGACCGACGAGCCCGCCGGGCCCGCCGATACTGCTACCGCGGAGTCCGAACCGTCCGAAGCCGACGACGAGCAGTCGGAGACGACAACACAGCCAGCGGAGCCGTCCGTGATCGTCGAGTCGGAGACCGACGAGTCGATCGAGACTCCCGACGAACCGGAGATGGGCGAGCCGATAGATGCCCCCGGCGATCCGGAACTGGACGAGTCGACGGATGCCGCCGCCGACTCTGACGCGATCGAACCGATGGGTGGGACCGACGACTCGACGGCGGATGACTCGATAGCCGGTCCCGGCGATCGCGACTCACGCGACGAGATCGACACGGCCGAGACGTCAAGCGGGATCGAGACGACGGAGCCACTCGAGACGGACACGGAAAGCGACTCGGACGCCGAAACCGCCGACACACAGTCGTCGGACGACGAAACGAGCGAATCTCGAGACAGGGACTCTCCCGACGAGATGGATCGTGCGGGCGTCCAGAACACGCCGGTCGGGGAGGCAAAGTCGGCGCCCGACCACGCCGAGATGGAGTCGCCGGCCGACACCGACCGCGAGAACGACGCCGCCCGCGAGGACGACGCTGACGGCGGAGCCATCACTGACTCGGCTGCGGAGCCGGCAGCGAGCGACTCGAGCAACGATGCGGCGGAACCGGCGACCGAGGAGACGGATCTCGCCAGCGAACTGGACGCCGGCACCGATATCGACGCCGCGGTAGCGTCCGGCGACGACGAGCAGTCTGACGATGCGGACCGAACGGAGAGCGACTCGAGCGACGACGCGGACGTCGCCGAGGCGGTCGACACCGGTCTCGACCTCGAGTCGGCCGCGGAATCGACCCCTGACGCCGACCGCGAGGGGTCCTCGAGCGAAACCGAATCGACGGACCTCACCGATGCGGTCGATACGGGCGTCGACATCGAGTCGGCCGCGACGGGTGATTCGGGATCGCGGCCCGACGCCCGTCCCGAGACGGACCTGGATCCCGACGTCGACGCTCGCTCGGGTCCCGCGTCCGATCCTCGGCCGGAGACCGAACTCGAGTCACCGGAATCGACCGTCGACGACGCGGCGACTCGAGACGAGTCGATGTCTTCGGACGAACAGCAGTCGCCGACGGACGTCGCCCCCGGCGTCGACATCGAATCCGCCGTCGATGCCGACGAAGATGCGGGTTCGGAACCGGGGATCGATCCGGAGACGCTCGCCGACCAGGAGACTGACACTGAGTCGGCGGACGGAGCAGTCGCTAGAGAGCGCGTCGACGAGCCGGATCTCCCCGTTGCTGAGAGCGAGACCGATCGCGAGACGACCGACCGATACGATCGAGCGGGCTCGCCGCTCGCGGCTGTGGTCGCGACACAGCGGGCCGCGATGACCGGCGGACAGGAACTGGTCAAACAGGGCCTCGCCGCCCAGCAGGCCGCCGCCCCCTCGGCTGTCGAGACGCCGCTCCGAATGCAACAGCAGGGCCTCGAGGCGACGCAGGCGGCGACCAGCGGCTACTTCGATATCGTCGGTGCGCTGCTGGGTGGCGGTACCGGTTCCGACCCTGGCTCGTCCCGGTCGGTGGACGAGGCGATCGCCGCTCTCGAGGACACACACGCCGACCTCCCGGCCGACGAGTTCGACCAACAGCTCTCGGTCCACCTCGAGTTGCTCCGATCGATGCAGACGCAACTCGAGGAAACGGTCGACGCGACCAAAGCGGGAGTCGATACGAACGACGAAATCACCGGCGACCTGCTCGAGCGACAGGTCGCGATCCTCGAGGCGTGTCAGCAGCGACTGGCCGACGACGCGGAATAG
- a CDS encoding DUF7563 family protein: MPECQNCGAFVTDAYARVFTPRDVDDPRVCPDCQDKIRDGADVRTARSPRNP; the protein is encoded by the coding sequence ATGCCGGAATGCCAGAACTGCGGCGCGTTCGTAACGGATGCCTACGCACGCGTGTTCACGCCGCGCGACGTCGACGACCCGCGGGTCTGTCCCGACTGTCAGGACAAGATCCGTGACGGCGCCGACGTTCGAACCGCCCGCTCCCCGCGGAACCCCTGA
- a CDS encoding HVO_0416 family zinc finger protein: MATSPNGGGDDVIDQFLSDRGHTVERVGWEQEYNKKQCPECGGLHDTSATTCTVCGWEPTP; encoded by the coding sequence ATGGCAACCTCACCCAATGGCGGCGGTGACGACGTCATCGACCAATTCCTCTCGGACCGCGGTCACACCGTAGAACGAGTCGGGTGGGAGCAGGAGTATAATAAGAAGCAGTGCCCCGAGTGTGGCGGCCTGCACGATACGTCCGCCACGACCTGTACCGTCTGTGGGTGGGAACCGACGCCGTAA
- a CDS encoding DUF7533 family protein — protein MAGIIDTIKLAGTLVFALPAAMAGIQFLIDGKTLVGAILVTLAVLLVVIQHHMTTPSDLPELAAKRVVGSVVSEPESEDEDRDIVDVTPEDERK, from the coding sequence ATGGCCGGTATCATCGACACGATCAAACTCGCGGGGACGCTCGTCTTCGCGCTTCCCGCCGCCATGGCCGGAATCCAGTTTCTGATCGACGGGAAGACGCTCGTCGGCGCTATCCTGGTCACCCTCGCGGTGTTGCTCGTCGTCATCCAGCATCACATGACGACGCCGTCGGACCTCCCCGAACTGGCCGCCAAACGAGTCGTCGGATCGGTCGTCAGCGAACCGGAATCCGAGGACGAGGACCGCGACATCGTGGACGTGACTCCCGAGGACGAACGGAAGTAG
- a CDS encoding M24 family metallopeptidase — MTDADSIGESDDASDGDAATEPTGSVADRLESRLAETLERRGAVAFVHVGFPRDPGLRYCQVVLEERSDQSAAEREQPLTAVAFDGDTREWFTATAADASTHPARALASQLADRVAAGTVLTPARLPHDAALYLEEAGFEPASTDVLERARAAKTTAERERIAAAQTAAGAGIRRGAALLADATIEDGHLVADGDAVTPSRLRTAIDEGIVAAGAFPAGNTVVNPDSGHAPSSRDATVAAGSVGGADAADEPLRPAEPIVLETAPRGPGGYHGGLVRTLVVDGDGGRERRAHVGATQSFRSAAAMLTADSESVTAVEADLEAEVRAFGFEDPDAVATRVGGVGLEPRERPLAGGDEIEPGSVVRLESAVRVEGDRWLRIADLLVKGDEGERATYLASPSRSLEPRALLEE, encoded by the coding sequence GTGACCGACGCCGATTCGATCGGCGAGAGCGACGACGCCAGCGACGGCGACGCCGCTACCGAACCCACGGGGAGCGTCGCCGACCGCCTCGAGTCGCGTCTTGCCGAAACCCTCGAGCGCCGCGGCGCCGTCGCGTTCGTTCACGTCGGTTTTCCGCGCGATCCGGGGCTCCGGTACTGTCAAGTGGTGCTCGAGGAACGCAGCGATCAGTCAGCGGCCGAGCGGGAGCAACCGCTCACGGCTGTCGCGTTCGACGGTGACACGCGCGAGTGGTTCACGGCCACGGCCGCCGACGCGTCGACCCATCCCGCTCGAGCGCTCGCCTCGCAACTGGCCGATCGCGTCGCCGCCGGGACGGTTCTGACGCCGGCGCGGCTCCCTCACGACGCCGCGCTCTACCTCGAGGAGGCCGGCTTCGAACCGGCCTCGACGGACGTGCTCGAACGCGCTCGCGCGGCGAAGACGACGGCCGAACGCGAGCGGATCGCCGCCGCCCAGACTGCCGCGGGCGCCGGCATCCGTCGAGGGGCCGCACTGCTCGCAGACGCGACGATCGAGGACGGCCACCTCGTGGCCGACGGCGACGCCGTGACCCCGTCCCGGCTCCGGACGGCGATCGACGAGGGCATCGTGGCAGCGGGCGCGTTTCCCGCGGGCAACACCGTCGTCAATCCCGATTCCGGACACGCGCCCTCGAGTCGCGACGCAACCGTCGCCGCTGGTTCCGTTGGCGGTGCCGACGCGGCCGACGAACCGCTTCGCCCCGCCGAGCCGATCGTCCTCGAGACGGCACCCCGCGGTCCGGGCGGCTACCACGGGGGGCTCGTCCGCACGCTCGTCGTCGACGGCGACGGCGGTCGGGAGCGGCGGGCCCACGTCGGCGCGACCCAGTCGTTTCGCTCCGCGGCGGCGATGTTGACCGCCGACAGCGAGTCGGTGACCGCCGTCGAGGCCGACCTCGAGGCAGAGGTCCGCGCGTTCGGCTTCGAGGATCCCGATGCCGTCGCGACGCGAGTCGGCGGCGTCGGGCTCGAGCCCCGAGAGCGACCGCTCGCAGGCGGCGACGAGATCGAGCCAGGGAGCGTCGTCCGACTCGAGTCGGCAGTGCGAGTCGAGGGGGACCGCTGGCTGCGGATCGCCGACCTCCTCGTGAAGGGCGACGAGGGTGAGCGGGCGACCTATCTGGCGTCGCCGTCGCGCTCGCTCGAGCCGCGGGCGTTGCTCGAGGAGTAG
- the ubaA gene encoding SAMP-activating enzyme E1, with protein sequence MSDLRLDATQLDRYSRHVIMDEIGPEGQQRLLDASVLVVGAGGLGSPAIQYLAAAGVGRLGIVDDDVVERSNLQRQIVHGDGDVGRPKVESAADYVDALNPDIDVETHETRITADNVGDLVSGYDIVLDASDNFGTRYLLNDHCVLTETPLSHGAIYRFEGQVTTFTNERGDGVDDSPPCYRCIFPEAPEPGTVPDCATTGVLGVLPGTVGCIQATEVVKYILGKGELLEGRLLMYDAMAMSFEEVPIQSNPTCPVCGDEPEIESVEDVSYEGSCEISAD encoded by the coding sequence ATGAGCGACCTGCGCCTCGATGCGACCCAACTCGATCGCTACTCGAGACACGTCATCATGGATGAGATCGGGCCCGAGGGCCAGCAACGGCTGCTCGATGCCAGCGTCCTCGTCGTCGGAGCGGGCGGCCTGGGCTCGCCGGCGATCCAGTACCTCGCGGCGGCGGGGGTCGGCCGGCTGGGGATCGTCGACGACGACGTCGTCGAGCGGTCGAACCTGCAGCGCCAGATCGTCCACGGCGACGGCGACGTCGGCCGTCCGAAGGTCGAGAGCGCGGCCGACTACGTCGACGCGCTGAACCCGGACATCGACGTCGAGACCCACGAGACCCGCATCACGGCCGACAACGTCGGCGACCTCGTGAGCGGCTACGACATCGTCTTAGACGCCAGCGACAACTTCGGCACCCGATACCTGCTCAACGACCACTGCGTCCTCACCGAGACGCCGCTGTCCCACGGCGCGATCTACCGCTTCGAGGGGCAGGTCACGACGTTCACGAACGAGCGCGGGGACGGCGTCGACGACTCCCCGCCCTGCTACCGCTGTATCTTCCCCGAGGCGCCCGAGCCGGGCACCGTCCCCGACTGCGCCACGACCGGCGTCCTCGGCGTCCTTCCCGGCACCGTCGGCTGCATTCAGGCCACCGAGGTCGTCAAGTACATCCTCGGAAAGGGCGAGCTCCTCGAGGGGCGCCTGCTGATGTACGACGCAATGGCCATGAGCTTCGAGGAGGTGCCGATCCAGTCGAACCCGACCTGTCCGGTCTGTGGCGACGAGCCCGAGATCGAGTCGGTCGAGGACGTCAGCTACGAGGGGAGCTGCGAGATCTCCGCGGACTGA
- a CDS encoding NUDIX hydrolase translates to MSNVTYVQKACAYVTRQTGELLVFEGPGHDGLQIPKGTLEAGESPAEALFREVVEESGLGTLNGATKLTTDVWTRRESPPKRYVRHFFHATVHEPRDRWTHTVTDGGEEHGSEFKFRWVQPPTNREFALDLDDYVHLLPTDSATDEGDVASVSD, encoded by the coding sequence ATGAGTAACGTCACGTACGTACAGAAGGCGTGCGCCTACGTCACCCGACAGACGGGTGAACTCCTCGTCTTCGAGGGGCCGGGTCACGACGGCCTCCAGATCCCGAAGGGGACACTCGAGGCCGGCGAATCGCCCGCGGAGGCGCTGTTCAGGGAGGTCGTCGAGGAGAGCGGTCTCGGCACGTTAAACGGAGCGACGAAGCTGACGACCGACGTCTGGACCCGCCGCGAGTCGCCGCCCAAGCGGTACGTCCGGCACTTCTTCCACGCGACGGTCCACGAACCGCGCGACCGCTGGACCCACACCGTCACTGACGGCGGCGAGGAACACGGTTCCGAGTTCAAGTTCCGATGGGTCCAGCCGCCGACGAACCGCGAGTTCGCCCTCGATCTCGACGACTACGTCCATCTGCTGCCGACCGACTCCGCGACCGACGAGGGCGACGTCGCGAGCGTCTCGGACTGA
- a CDS encoding DUF402 domain-containing protein, with amino-acid sequence MTTGRVRGIYTTAITQLLRNRGLEVVQASDPIRERFDASFEAAPADVAIETTRDRQGVELSGDPDAVETVASELESLAIDSFRWDDDVPRGAVFDCEVVDAGGGGGATVDLGDGRRGYLHYDDVDGYVDSGNRYRVQVTEPVPPWAGDDPRVEPTLEVGDGLVALSRDRTGVSAALRGERADELVGMTDLLSVDVPDDWGVRWQGTAADADLEAMGTALERAVDRALELEDALADAPETPGEPGRLAAPRATTWAWFGRESRFALDGVRREVETTMAGHHRTKAADRAVSAAVDFAEAVCDSPGESGDDGDGFPFGAVSSQFGPTTGDRLEIGHGKPDGRLISLGRGEVTDWDADGSVTLERSMRGGGSYDALGVPKEEGDVAVTKFREGRWWYPTTYKDETGTAKGTYVNVCTPVELFPDAARYVDLYVDVIRHADGTVETVDADELEAAVDDGHVSEELAEKATNVAAAVERALSK; translated from the coding sequence ATGACGACGGGACGCGTTCGCGGCATCTACACCACTGCGATCACGCAGCTTCTTCGCAACCGCGGCCTCGAGGTCGTCCAGGCCTCCGATCCCATCCGGGAGCGGTTCGATGCGTCGTTCGAGGCCGCGCCGGCCGACGTGGCGATCGAGACGACTCGGGACCGACAGGGCGTCGAACTCTCGGGCGACCCCGACGCGGTCGAGACGGTCGCGAGCGAACTCGAGTCACTCGCGATCGATAGCTTCCGCTGGGACGACGACGTCCCCCGCGGCGCGGTCTTCGACTGCGAGGTCGTCGACGCCGGCGGCGGGGGCGGGGCGACGGTCGACCTCGGCGACGGCCGACGAGGCTACCTCCACTACGACGACGTCGACGGCTACGTCGACTCGGGGAACCGCTACCGGGTTCAGGTCACCGAGCCCGTGCCGCCGTGGGCCGGCGACGATCCGCGCGTCGAGCCGACGCTCGAAGTCGGGGACGGCCTCGTCGCCCTCTCGCGAGATCGGACCGGCGTTTCAGCGGCACTCCGGGGTGAGCGGGCCGACGAACTCGTCGGCATGACCGACCTCCTGTCGGTCGACGTCCCCGACGATTGGGGCGTGCGCTGGCAGGGAACGGCGGCCGACGCTGACCTCGAGGCGATGGGAACCGCCCTCGAGCGCGCGGTCGATCGGGCGCTGGAACTCGAGGACGCGCTCGCCGACGCGCCCGAGACGCCGGGCGAACCGGGGCGACTCGCCGCGCCGCGGGCGACGACGTGGGCCTGGTTCGGCCGCGAGTCGCGGTTCGCGCTGGACGGGGTGCGCCGCGAGGTCGAGACGACGATGGCGGGCCACCACCGGACCAAGGCCGCCGACCGGGCCGTGAGCGCGGCCGTCGACTTCGCGGAAGCCGTCTGCGACTCTCCCGGCGAGAGCGGCGACGACGGCGACGGGTTCCCCTTCGGCGCCGTCTCCAGCCAGTTCGGACCGACGACCGGCGACCGCCTCGAGATCGGCCACGGCAAGCCCGACGGGCGACTCATCTCGCTCGGCCGCGGCGAGGTGACCGACTGGGACGCCGACGGCTCGGTCACCCTCGAGCGGTCGATGCGCGGCGGCGGCAGCTACGACGCGCTCGGCGTTCCGAAAGAGGAGGGTGACGTCGCCGTCACGAAGTTCCGCGAGGGTCGCTGGTGGTATCCGACGACGTACAAGGACGAAACCGGGACGGCGAAGGGAACGTACGTCAACGTCTGTACGCCCGTCGAACTGTTCCCCGACGCGGCGCGATACGTCGACCTCTACGTCGACGTGATCCGCCACGCCGACGGGACGGTCGAGACCGTCGACGCGGACGAACTCGAGGCCGCGGTCGACGACGGCCACGTCTCCGAGGAACTAGCCGAGAAAGCGACGAACGTCGCGGCAGCCGTCGAACGGGCGCTCTCGAAGTGA
- a CDS encoding UvrD-helicase domain-containing protein — protein MATTETKVTRLFGGPGSGKTTALLDHVEEILEEEGVTFRDILVVSYTRAAAQEVRERLAERLGESPRALQGNVCTMHAKAYELLDLSRSDVIGESDKEEFCEEYGLEYEDEYSGAGRRTARSTTIGNKVIATSQWLQRTRRDVTDWYDVPFQWNDEEVRLPPEIDPNAQEGNKYTPTWPSDDDRIDVPEAIRAWRSYKGEEGKIGFADMLERVAQRSLLPSVDFLVIDEFQDITTLQYDVYEEWKPHMRQVLIAGDDDQVVYSWQGADPALLLDEQVDEDVILPNSYRLPSNVLNAVNKEIRHIETRQDKDLKPRKEGGAVEARANASMLDVVRNVRRTLDQTDGTVMILFRARYQMFQFIDEFITEGVPFTSLTDQRMWTDRLTQYVRAVEAIDEGEDVTGLQARRLADMLQESAFGTNERDDLFDTIDDRQEEAGIDDLEELVIPADVVADHVPFMPGPASAGDMVRKVTNFQKKSIRSYFAIGEYLGMETDRVRVGTIHSAKGREADHVIVGTDLTEKVVEQMVATVDDPEDVPGVEEFTKNTSPVPVLTDNERRVFYVGMSRARERLVLLENLVDGAPTLPIDVLLNNRLTDMPLEELVEQAQQPQDAEADDNEVEAEAP, from the coding sequence ATGGCTACCACGGAGACGAAGGTGACCCGGTTGTTCGGTGGTCCGGGCAGCGGGAAGACTACTGCCCTGCTCGACCACGTCGAAGAGATCCTCGAGGAGGAGGGTGTGACCTTCCGGGATATCCTCGTCGTCTCATACACGCGCGCAGCAGCACAGGAGGTTCGCGAGCGACTGGCCGAGCGACTCGGCGAGAGCCCCCGCGCACTGCAGGGCAACGTCTGTACGATGCACGCGAAGGCCTACGAGCTGCTGGACCTCTCTCGAAGCGACGTCATCGGTGAGTCCGACAAGGAGGAGTTCTGCGAGGAGTACGGCCTCGAGTACGAGGACGAGTACTCGGGCGCCGGTCGACGCACCGCCCGGTCGACGACGATCGGTAACAAGGTCATCGCGACCAGCCAGTGGCTCCAGCGGACCCGACGTGACGTCACCGACTGGTACGACGTCCCCTTCCAGTGGAACGACGAAGAAGTGCGACTGCCGCCCGAAATCGATCCCAACGCCCAGGAGGGCAACAAGTACACCCCGACCTGGCCCAGCGACGACGACCGGATCGACGTCCCCGAGGCGATCCGCGCCTGGCGCTCCTACAAGGGCGAGGAGGGCAAGATCGGCTTCGCGGACATGCTCGAGCGGGTCGCACAGCGCTCCCTGCTTCCGAGCGTCGACTTCCTGGTGATCGACGAGTTTCAGGACATCACCACGCTGCAGTACGACGTCTACGAGGAGTGGAAACCCCACATGCGGCAGGTACTGATCGCCGGCGACGACGACCAGGTCGTCTACTCCTGGCAGGGCGCTGATCCCGCGCTCCTGCTCGACGAGCAGGTCGACGAGGACGTTATTCTCCCGAATTCCTACCGACTCCCCTCGAACGTCCTCAACGCGGTCAACAAGGAGATCCGCCACATCGAGACCCGTCAGGACAAGGACCTAAAGCCCCGCAAGGAGGGCGGCGCCGTCGAGGCGCGAGCGAACGCCTCGATGCTCGACGTCGTCCGGAACGTGCGTCGGACCCTCGATCAGACCGACGGCACCGTCATGATCCTGTTCCGGGCGCGCTACCAGATGTTCCAGTTCATCGACGAGTTCATCACGGAGGGCGTGCCGTTCACGTCGCTGACCGACCAGCGGATGTGGACCGATCGACTCACCCAGTACGTCCGGGCCGTCGAGGCCATCGACGAGGGCGAGGACGTCACCGGCTTGCAGGCCCGACGGCTCGCCGACATGCTTCAGGAGTCGGCCTTCGGGACCAACGAGCGCGACGACCTGTTCGATACCATCGACGACCGCCAGGAGGAGGCCGGCATCGACGACCTCGAGGAGCTCGTGATCCCCGCCGACGTCGTCGCGGACCACGTTCCGTTCATGCCCGGTCCCGCCTCCGCGGGCGACATGGTCCGGAAGGTCACGAACTTCCAGAAGAAGAGTATCCGGTCGTACTTCGCGATCGGCGAGTACCTCGGCATGGAAACCGACCGCGTCCGTGTCGGCACGATCCACTCCGCGAAGGGTCGTGAGGCTGACCACGTCATCGTCGGCACTGACCTCACCGAGAAGGTCGTCGAGCAGATGGTCGCCACCGTCGACGACCCCGAGGACGTCCCCGGCGTCGAGGAGTTCACCAAGAACACCTCCCCCGTCCCCGTTCTCACTGACAACGAGCGCCGTGTCTTCTACGTCGGCATGTCTCGGGCCCGCGAACGGCTCGTCCTCCTCGAGAACTTAGTCGACGGCGCGCCGACGCTGCCGATCGACGTCCTGCTCAACAACCGGCTGACCGATATGCCCCTCGAGGAACTGGTCGAGCAGGCCCAGCAACCCCAGGACGCCGAGGCGGACGACAACGAGGTCGAAGCCGAAGCGCCGTGA
- a CDS encoding PrsW family intramembrane metalloprotease gives MARRRDPVEAASEESTDLYDVSTWEPRSLLDRFAYTIYTAINYGLQTIVLAVAFAITVALLVQPALLVLEEGSIFIALFFGLSVVPAAILAAFIWYSDITTNEPLTLLVATFVLAVLFATFAAVVNSLFSPSFQTLGSVGMVLFFYLIVGPVEETVKLLAIRFFAYRSEAFDAVIDGAVYGAVAGLGFAAIENTLYISGAVATADGGLLTVAAGTTTVRALVGPGHVIYSAIAGYYLGLAKFNPEHAGSIVTKGLLIAAFIHGTYNVTVGIVPELITGATPLPFGAAFIGYVVLFDLAIGAFLYRKIARYRRAFRAVRDDTGPEPRSEQTEFDPPGR, from the coding sequence ATGGCACGCAGGCGCGATCCGGTCGAAGCGGCCAGCGAGGAGTCGACCGATCTGTACGACGTCTCGACGTGGGAGCCGCGATCGCTCCTCGATCGATTCGCGTACACGATCTACACCGCGATCAACTACGGGCTACAGACGATCGTGCTCGCGGTCGCGTTCGCGATCACGGTCGCCCTGCTGGTCCAACCGGCGCTGCTCGTCCTCGAGGAGGGATCGATCTTCATCGCCCTCTTCTTCGGGCTCTCGGTCGTTCCGGCGGCGATCCTCGCGGCCTTCATCTGGTACTCGGATATCACGACGAACGAACCGCTCACGCTGCTCGTCGCGACCTTCGTGCTGGCCGTGCTGTTCGCGACGTTCGCGGCCGTCGTCAACTCCCTGTTCAGTCCGAGCTTTCAGACGCTCGGCTCCGTCGGGATGGTCCTCTTTTTCTACCTGATCGTCGGTCCCGTCGAGGAGACGGTGAAACTGCTCGCGATCCGATTCTTCGCGTACCGGAGCGAGGCGTTCGACGCCGTCATCGACGGCGCGGTCTACGGCGCCGTCGCCGGCCTCGGGTTCGCCGCGATCGAGAACACCCTCTACATCTCCGGCGCGGTCGCGACGGCCGACGGCGGCCTCCTCACCGTCGCCGCCGGAACCACGACCGTCCGGGCGCTCGTCGGCCCCGGCCACGTCATCTACTCGGCGATCGCGGGCTACTACCTCGGGCTCGCGAAGTTCAACCCCGAGCACGCCGGTTCGATCGTCACTAAGGGGCTGTTGATCGCCGCGTTCATCCACGGCACGTACAACGTCACGGTCGGCATCGTCCCGGAGCTCATCACCGGCGCTACCCCGCTTCCCTTCGGCGCGGCGTTTATCGGCTACGTGGTCCTGTTCGACCTCGCCATCGGCGCGTTCCTCTACCGGAAGATCGCCAGATACCGCCGGGCATTCCGCGCCGTCAGGGACGATACCGGACCCGAACCGCGGTCGGAACAGACCGAGTTCGACCCGCCCGGACGCTGA
- a CDS encoding DUF7532 family protein, with protein MHFDQRTQQALRDVGLETDDLRAASEAVVEAVAADAAALEEFFDERDTVYSDMDMAHSSSEYPEHTVEYLDLTTHADEMRGWLRFDTWGVYVEDGRVLPDESVELTLGPTINGRVRFAPDRETLR; from the coding sequence ATGCACTTCGATCAGCGAACCCAGCAGGCGCTTCGCGACGTCGGCCTCGAGACCGACGATCTCCGGGCCGCCTCGGAGGCGGTCGTCGAGGCCGTCGCGGCCGACGCGGCGGCCCTCGAGGAGTTCTTCGACGAACGCGATACCGTTTACTCGGACATGGACATGGCTCACTCGTCCTCAGAGTATCCTGAACACACCGTCGAGTACCTCGACCTGACGACCCACGCCGACGAGATGCGGGGCTGGCTGCGGTTCGACACGTGGGGCGTCTACGTCGAGGACGGCCGCGTGCTGCCCGACGAGTCGGTCGAACTGACGCTCGGACCGACGATCAACGGCCGCGTTCGGTTCGCGCCGGACCGCGAGACGCTGCGGTGA